One Yoonia sp. BS5-3 genomic window carries:
- the rplJ gene encoding 50S ribosomal protein L10 codes for MDRAQKEQLVDDLGQIFESSGVVVVAHYEGMTVAEMQDLRAHMREAGGSVRVAKNKLAKIALEGKPCASIAEYLEGMTVLAYSEDPVAAAKVVDKYAKDNEKLVILGGAMGDTALDVAGVKAVAAMPSREELIASIVGCIGAPASNIAGAIGAPASNIASILSTIEEKAA; via the coding sequence GTGGATAGAGCACAAAAAGAACAGCTGGTCGACGATCTCGGCCAGATCTTTGAAAGCTCTGGCGTCGTTGTGGTTGCCCACTACGAAGGCATGACAGTTGCTGAAATGCAGGACCTGCGCGCGCACATGCGTGAAGCGGGCGGTTCCGTACGCGTTGCCAAGAACAAGCTCGCCAAGATTGCCCTTGAGGGAAAGCCGTGTGCAAGCATTGCTGAATACCTCGAAGGCATGACCGTGCTCGCCTATTCCGAAGACCCTGTCGCAGCTGCGAAGGTCGTGGATAAGTACGCCAAGGATAACGAAAAGCTCGTGATCCTGGGTGGTGCAATGGGTGATACAGCACTGGACGTGGCTGGTGTGAAAGCCGTTGCCGCGATGCCGTCCCGCGAAGAGCTTATTGCTTCTATCGTTGGCTGCATCGGTGCACCTGCAAGCAACATCGCCGGAGCCATTGGCGCGCCTGCTTCGAACATCGCAAGCATTCTCTCAACCATCGAAGAGAAAGCTGCATAA
- a CDS encoding methyl-accepting chemotaxis protein yields the protein MTKHAKGPRMSLYQRLAATFDIRSLFFRIALALGGAGLIVAVLLSSIYYQQLMQKGVENATTRQEETLHLFSGQIVQDINRNVTRRIEIAFTALIERIGDVFVYGAVHNKDGGLMVALGDEDGLPAGFLEPHFATIRETMQPVTLPDLQLVVSPAIQPNGNLAGFILMVWDQAAIQAPIVKLALAAVGVLTGVFLVWTTLVILMMRRMVGRPLRSISGALSDLEAGHYDVARHDFGHLTQMKSIQQHFHALEHALADAAKMQEEQRIDNAAKSAAIEELSGGLAALADRDLASHIAQPFAGQFEILRENFNTAQHVMGTTLHSISSVCSSVDDEVGQLVSAASDLSTRADHQARTLSDILASLSEAATHTETAVDRARGVRTTVMSTNETVKNSGDIVVSAVAAMSEIETSSAEVQKIIGVIEDIAFQTNLLALNAAVEASRAGEAGRGFAVVATEIQNLSNRTTDAAREIHGLISNSVKQMKNGANLVRDVGTSLEQAIGGVRTVDQDVSALVETFVGYSQTLGGIKEGAASLDQATKQSAAMAENIKASTDQLHARSDDLRGYVTLFSLPDETGGDSQRAWVA from the coding sequence ATGACAAAACATGCAAAGGGTCCGCGCATGTCCCTGTATCAAAGGCTGGCTGCGACCTTTGATATAAGGTCTCTCTTCTTTCGGATTGCTTTGGCGCTCGGCGGTGCTGGTTTGATTGTGGCCGTTTTGCTCTCCAGCATCTACTATCAACAGCTGATGCAAAAAGGGGTTGAAAACGCGACCACACGGCAGGAAGAAACCTTGCATCTGTTCTCTGGCCAAATCGTGCAGGACATTAATAGGAATGTCACCCGGCGTATCGAAATCGCCTTTACGGCACTGATAGAACGGATTGGCGATGTCTTTGTCTATGGCGCGGTGCATAACAAAGATGGCGGCCTCATGGTCGCGCTGGGCGATGAAGATGGGCTGCCCGCCGGGTTTTTGGAGCCCCATTTCGCGACAATCCGCGAGACGATGCAGCCGGTTACTCTACCTGACCTGCAGTTGGTGGTTTCACCTGCGATCCAACCCAATGGCAACCTGGCCGGATTTATCCTGATGGTCTGGGACCAAGCAGCAATCCAGGCCCCGATTGTGAAATTAGCTCTGGCCGCTGTAGGGGTTTTGACGGGGGTCTTCCTAGTCTGGACCACATTAGTAATCTTGATGATGCGCCGCATGGTCGGCCGGCCGCTGCGCTCAATCAGTGGTGCGCTCTCGGATTTAGAGGCGGGGCATTATGACGTTGCGCGGCATGATTTTGGCCATCTGACCCAGATGAAATCAATTCAACAGCATTTCCACGCGCTTGAGCATGCTTTGGCAGATGCGGCCAAGATGCAAGAAGAGCAACGGATCGATAACGCCGCGAAATCAGCGGCAATTGAAGAGCTATCGGGCGGTTTGGCCGCATTGGCGGATCGCGATCTTGCGTCACATATCGCGCAACCATTTGCAGGGCAGTTCGAAATTCTGCGCGAAAACTTCAATACCGCCCAGCATGTCATGGGAACGACGTTGCATAGTATATCCAGCGTCTGTTCCAGCGTGGATGACGAAGTTGGGCAACTGGTCTCGGCCGCATCTGATTTGTCGACGCGCGCGGATCATCAAGCCAGGACATTGTCCGATATTCTGGCCTCACTCTCTGAGGCGGCAACCCATACGGAGACTGCCGTGGACCGTGCAAGGGGCGTCAGAACGACGGTGATGTCAACGAATGAAACGGTGAAGAATAGCGGCGATATCGTGGTCTCTGCGGTGGCCGCGATGTCCGAAATCGAAACCAGTTCAGCAGAAGTCCAAAAGATTATCGGGGTCATCGAAGATATCGCTTTCCAGACAAACCTTTTGGCCCTGAACGCAGCAGTCGAGGCATCGCGCGCAGGCGAGGCGGGGCGCGGCTTTGCTGTGGTCGCCACCGAAATCCAAAACCTGTCCAACCGTACGACCGATGCGGCACGCGAAATCCATGGGCTTATCTCAAACTCTGTCAAGCAGATGAAAAACGGCGCCAATCTCGTGCGGGATGTCGGCACATCGTTGGAGCAGGCCATTGGCGGGGTGCGCACGGTTGACCAGGATGTCAGCGCGCTGGTCGAAACCTTCGTCGGGTATTCTCAAACCCTCGGTGGTATAAAGGAAGGGGCGGCATCGTTGGATCAGGCGACAAAACAAAGTGCCGCCATGGCGGAGAATATCAAAGCATCAACCGACCAGCTGCATGCGCGTTCGGATGATTTGCGCGGTTATGTTACGCTCTTTTCCTTGCCGGACGAAACCGGCGGTGACAGCCAGCGGGCCTGGGTGGCCTGA
- the rplL gene encoding 50S ribosomal protein L7/L12: MADLKKLAEEIVGLTLLEAQELKTILKDEYGIEPAAGGAVMVAGGGDAGGEAAAEKTEFDVVLKNAGASKINVIKEVRGITGLGLKEAKDLVEAGGKIKEGVAKDEAEDIKGKLEAAGAEVELA, translated from the coding sequence ATGGCTGATCTGAAGAAACTTGCTGAAGAGATCGTTGGTCTGACCCTTCTCGAAGCACAAGAACTGAAAACCATCCTCAAGGACGAGTATGGCATTGAACCAGCTGCCGGTGGCGCAGTTATGGTTGCTGGCGGCGGCGACGCTGGCGGTGAAGCAGCAGCTGAGAAGACAGAATTCGACGTCGTTCTCAAGAACGCTGGCGCATCCAAAATCAACGTCATCAAAGAAGTTCGCGGCATCACAGGTCTTGGCCTGAAAGAAGCCAAAGACCTCGTCGAAGCTGGCGGCAAGATCAAAGAAGGCGTTGCCAAGGACGAAGCCGAAGACATCAAAGGCAAGCTGGAAGCAGCTGGCGCAGAAGTCGAACTGGCCTAA
- the rpoC gene encoding DNA-directed RNA polymerase subunit beta', whose amino-acid sequence MNQELTNNPFNPLTPAKTFDEIKVSLASPERILSWSFGEIKKPETINYRTFKPERDGLFCARIFGPIKDYECLCGKYKRMKYRGVVCEKCGVEVTLQKVRRERMGHIELAAPVAHIWFLKSLPSRIGLMLDMTLRDLERILYFENYVVIEPGLTDLTYGQLMTEEEFNDAQDLYGMDAFQANIGAEAIREMLSQIDLESEAEQLRADLKEATGELKPKKIIKRLKIVESFLESGNRPEWMVLTVIPVIPPELRPLVPLDGGRFATSDLNDLYRRVINRNNRLKRLIELRAPDIIVRNEKRMLQESVDALFDNGRRGRVITGANKRPLKSLSDMLKGKQGRFRQNLLGKRVDFSGRSVIVTGPELKLHQCGLPKKMALELFKPFIYSRLEAKGLSSTVKQAKKLVEKERPEVWDILDEVIREHPVMLNRAPTLHRLGIQAFEPVLIEGKAIQLHPLVCSAFNADFDGDQMAVHVPLSLEAQLEARVLMMSTNNVLSPSNGAPIIVPSQDMILGLYYTTIMREGMKGEGLTFSDIEEVEHALTAGEVHLHAKITARMPQIDDEGNEVLERFETTPGRLRLGALLPLNAKAPFALVNRLLRKKEVQQVIDTVYRYCGQKESVIFCDQIMTMGFREAFKAGISFGKDDMVVPDTKWDLVNETREQVKDFEQQYMDGLITQGEKYNKVVDAWSKSNDKVTDAMMATIGETPTLEDGSQGEPNSVYMMAHSGARGSVTQMKQLGGMRGLMAKPNGEIIETPIISNFKEGLTVLEYFNSTHGARKGLSDTALKTANSGYLTRRLVDVAQDCIVRELDCGTEASITAEAAVNDGEVVASLAERVLGRVAAEDVIKSGTDEVIVELGELIDERKADMIDVAGITKMRIRSPLTCESEDGVCAMCYGRDLARGTRVNIGEAVGIIAAQSIGEPGTQLTMRTFHIGGVAQGGQQSFLEASQPGLIRFDNANLLENAAGETVVMGRNMTLSITDKEGTELASHKVGYGSKVFVKDGQDILRGDKLFEWDPYTLPIIAEKSGTAKYVDLVNGIAVREETDDATGMTQRIVADWRAAPKGNELAPKIIVVGADGEPAVKDDGNPVSYGMSVDAILSVEDGQEIKAGDVVARIPREGAKTKDITGGLPRVAELFEARRPKDHAIIAEIDGYVRFGKDYKNKRRIAIESSDDAEVKVEYMVPKGKHIPVAEGDFIKKGDYIMDGNPAPHDILAVMGVEALADYMIDEVQDVYRLQGVKINDKHIEVIVRQMLQKWEIQDSGDTVLLKGENVDKAEFDEANAKALKRGDRPAQGEPILLGITKASLQTRSFISAASFQETTRVLTEASVQGKKDKLIGLKENVIVGRLIPAGTGGATQQMRRVAADRDNVVIEARREEAEEAARLAAPMEMASDVDADDALIVDTPEGGDL is encoded by the coding sequence ATGAACCAGGAACTGACAAATAACCCGTTTAACCCGCTGACCCCGGCAAAAACGTTTGACGAAATCAAGGTGTCTTTGGCATCCCCCGAGCGGATACTGTCGTGGTCCTTTGGTGAGATCAAGAAGCCGGAAACCATCAACTACCGCACATTCAAGCCTGAGCGTGACGGTCTGTTCTGCGCGCGTATCTTTGGCCCGATCAAAGATTACGAATGCCTCTGTGGTAAATATAAGCGCATGAAATATCGCGGCGTTGTCTGCGAGAAATGTGGTGTGGAAGTCACCCTGCAGAAAGTCCGCCGTGAGCGGATGGGCCACATCGAATTGGCTGCACCTGTTGCGCACATCTGGTTCCTGAAATCGCTGCCATCCCGCATCGGCCTGATGCTGGACATGACATTGCGCGATCTGGAACGCATCCTGTATTTCGAAAACTACGTTGTGATCGAACCCGGCCTGACTGACCTGACTTACGGCCAGTTGATGACCGAGGAAGAGTTCAACGACGCGCAAGACCTTTACGGGATGGACGCGTTCCAGGCCAATATTGGTGCTGAAGCGATCCGTGAAATGCTGTCTCAGATCGATCTGGAAAGCGAAGCAGAACAGCTGCGTGCTGACCTGAAAGAAGCCACTGGCGAATTGAAGCCCAAGAAGATCATCAAGCGTTTGAAGATCGTCGAAAGCTTCCTGGAGTCTGGCAACCGCCCTGAGTGGATGGTTCTGACCGTGATCCCTGTGATCCCGCCAGAATTGCGTCCGTTGGTGCCGCTGGATGGTGGTCGTTTTGCGACCTCCGATCTGAACGATCTGTATCGTCGTGTGATCAACCGGAACAACCGTTTGAAGCGTCTGATTGAGTTGCGCGCGCCTGACATCATCGTCCGGAACGAAAAGCGGATGTTGCAGGAATCTGTGGATGCGCTGTTTGATAACGGCCGTCGTGGTCGTGTGATCACCGGTGCGAACAAGCGTCCTCTGAAATCCCTCAGCGATATGCTGAAGGGTAAGCAGGGTCGCTTCCGTCAGAACCTTTTGGGGAAACGTGTCGATTTCTCGGGTCGTTCGGTCATTGTGACTGGTCCGGAGTTGAAACTGCATCAATGTGGTCTGCCCAAGAAGATGGCGTTGGAGCTGTTCAAGCCGTTCATCTATTCGCGCCTTGAGGCCAAGGGTCTGTCTTCCACAGTGAAGCAAGCCAAGAAACTGGTCGAAAAAGAGCGTCCCGAGGTTTGGGATATTCTGGATGAGGTGATCCGCGAACACCCCGTCATGCTGAACCGTGCGCCAACGCTGCACCGTTTGGGCATCCAGGCGTTTGAACCTGTCCTGATCGAAGGCAAGGCTATTCAGCTGCACCCGCTGGTCTGTTCTGCGTTTAACGCTGACTTTGACGGTGACCAAATGGCGGTTCACGTACCGCTTTCACTGGAAGCCCAGTTGGAAGCCCGCGTTCTGATGATGTCCACGAACAACGTGCTGTCCCCATCGAACGGTGCGCCGATCATCGTGCCTTCGCAGGATATGATCCTGGGTCTCTACTATACCACTATCATGCGTGAAGGCATGAAGGGCGAGGGGCTGACATTCTCGGACATCGAAGAAGTCGAACACGCTTTGACTGCTGGTGAAGTGCATCTGCACGCCAAGATCACCGCGCGGATGCCGCAGATCGATGATGAAGGCAACGAAGTGCTTGAGCGCTTTGAAACAACCCCTGGCCGTTTGCGTCTGGGTGCGCTGTTGCCGCTGAACGCGAAGGCGCCTTTTGCCTTGGTCAACCGTTTGCTCCGCAAGAAAGAAGTGCAGCAGGTCATCGATACCGTCTATCGTTACTGTGGTCAGAAAGAGTCTGTCATCTTCTGCGACCAGATCATGACCATGGGCTTCCGCGAAGCGTTTAAAGCCGGTATTTCCTTTGGTAAGGACGACATGGTTGTCCCTGACACCAAGTGGGATCTGGTCAATGAGACCCGCGAGCAGGTGAAGGACTTTGAACAGCAATATATGGACGGTCTGATCACCCAAGGTGAGAAGTACAACAAAGTTGTCGATGCCTGGTCAAAGTCGAACGACAAAGTCACCGACGCCATGATGGCCACCATCGGGGAAACCCCAACGCTGGAAGACGGATCGCAAGGCGAACCAAACAGTGTTTACATGATGGCCCACTCTGGTGCCCGTGGTTCTGTCACACAGATGAAGCAGCTGGGCGGGATGCGCGGCTTGATGGCCAAGCCGAATGGCGAAATCATCGAGACGCCAATCATCTCGAACTTTAAAGAAGGTCTGACCGTTCTTGAGTACTTCAACTCGACCCACGGTGCCCGGAAGGGGCTGTCGGATACGGCGTTGAAAACAGCGAACTCGGGTTATCTGACCCGCCGCTTGGTTGACGTCGCCCAAGACTGTATCGTGCGCGAGCTGGATTGCGGGACCGAAGCCTCGATCACTGCCGAAGCGGCTGTGAATGATGGTGAGGTTGTTGCGTCTCTGGCCGAGCGTGTGCTGGGCCGTGTCGCCGCCGAGGATGTCATCAAGTCGGGGACGGATGAGGTGATCGTCGAGTTGGGTGAGCTGATCGACGAGCGTAAAGCTGACATGATCGATGTGGCTGGCATCACCAAGATGCGTATCCGCAGCCCGCTAACCTGCGAAAGCGAAGATGGCGTTTGTGCCATGTGCTATGGTCGTGACCTGGCCCGCGGTACACGCGTCAACATCGGTGAAGCGGTCGGTATCATCGCCGCCCAGTCCATCGGTGAGCCTGGTACACAGCTGACGATGCGGACCTTCCACATCGGTGGTGTTGCCCAGGGTGGTCAGCAGTCCTTCCTCGAAGCATCGCAGCCCGGTCTGATCCGGTTCGACAACGCCAACCTGCTGGAAAATGCAGCTGGTGAGACCGTTGTCATGGGCCGGAACATGACCTTGTCGATCACGGATAAGGAAGGCACCGAGCTGGCCAGCCACAAGGTTGGTTATGGTTCCAAAGTATTTGTCAAAGACGGGCAGGATATCCTGCGCGGTGATAAGCTCTTTGAATGGGATCCATATACCCTGCCGATCATTGCCGAGAAATCCGGTACGGCGAAATACGTCGATCTGGTCAACGGGATCGCGGTGCGCGAGGAAACCGATGATGCAACGGGGATGACTCAGCGTATCGTGGCGGACTGGCGTGCAGCCCCCAAAGGCAACGAACTGGCCCCGAAAATTATCGTGGTTGGTGCGGATGGTGAACCTGCCGTCAAGGACGATGGTAACCCCGTGTCCTACGGTATGTCCGTGGATGCGATCCTGTCGGTTGAAGACGGTCAGGAAATCAAAGCTGGTGACGTTGTTGCGCGTATTCCGCGTGAGGGTGCCAAGACCAAGGACATCACCGGTGGTCTGCCACGTGTGGCCGAATTGTTCGAAGCCCGCCGTCCAAAAGATCACGCGATCATCGCCGAAATCGATGGCTACGTGCGCTTTGGCAAGGACTATAAGAACAAACGTCGCATCGCGATTGAATCTTCTGATGATGCAGAGGTTAAGGTCGAATACATGGTGCCCAAGGGTAAGCACATTCCGGTTGCGGAAGGTGACTTTATCAAAAAGGGCGACTACATCATGGATGGTAACCCCGCCCCGCATGATATTCTTGCGGTTATGGGGGTTGAGGCCTTGGCTGATTATATGATCGACGAGGTTCAGGACGTTTACCGCCTGCAGGGTGTGAAGATCAACGATAAGCATATCGAAGTGATCGTCCGCCAGATGCTCCAGAAATGGGAAATCCAGGACAGTGGTGACACGGTTCTGCTGAAAGGCGAAAACGTCGATAAGGCCGAGTTTGACGAGGCGAATGCCAAGGCGCTGAAACGTGGTGATCGTCCGGCACAAGGTGAGCCGATCCTCTTGGGGATCACCAAAGCGTCCTTGCAGACCCGTTCGTTCATCTCGGCTGCGTCCTTCCAGGAAACAACCCGCGTACTGACCGAAGCATCGGTGCAGGGTAAGAAGGATAAGCTGATTGGTCTGAAAGAGAACGTCATCGTGGGTCGTCTGATCCCGGCTGGTACAGGCGGGGCGACACAGCAGATGCGCCGCGTGGCTGCTGACCGTGACAACGTGGTCATCGAAGCCCGCCGGGAAGAAGCAGAAGAGGCCGCACGTCTTGCTGCCCCGATGGAGATGGCGAGCGATGTTGACGCCGATGATGCGCTGATCGTTGACACACCAGAAGGCGGCGATCTGTAA
- the rpoB gene encoding DNA-directed RNA polymerase subunit beta gives MASTFLGQKRLRKYYGKIREVLEMPNLIEVQKSSYDLFLRSGDSDTPLDGEGIKGVFQSVFPIKDFNETAVLEFVKYELEKPKYDVEECQQRDMTYSAPLKVTLRLIVFDVDEDTGAKSVKDIKEQDVFMGDMPLMTPNGTFVVNGTERVIVSQMHRSPGVFFDHDKGKTHSSGKLLFACRIIPYRGSWLDFEFDAKDLVFCRIDRRRKLPVTTLLYALGLDQEGIMDAYYDTVEYHLDKKANAWQTKFFPERVRGTRPTHDLVDAKTGEVIAKAGEKVTPRSVKKLIDAGEVTDLLVPYENIVGKFVAQDIINEENGAIYVEAGDELTLEMDKDGDVIGGTLKDLVDAGITTIPVLDIDNVTVGSYMRNTMAQDKNMNRETALMDIYRVMRPGEPPTVESASALFDTLFFDAERYDLSAVGRVKMNMRLDLDAEDTMRTLRKEDIVACIKALVELRDGKGDVDDIDHLGNRRVRSVGELMENQYRVGLLRMERAIKERMSSVEIDTVMPQDLINAKPAAAAVREFFGSSQLSQFMDQTNPLSEVTHKRRLSALGPGGLTRERAGFEVRDVHPTHYGRMCPIETPEGPNIGLINSLATFARVNKYGFIETPYRKVVEGKVTDEVSYMSATEEMRHTVAQANANVNDEGSFNNELVSTRKNGDYTLSPRENVDLIDVSPKQLVSVAASLIPFLENDDANRALMGSNMMRQAVPLLQAEAPLVGTGIEEVVARDSGAAIMAKRAGIIDQVDAQRIVIRATSDLELGDAGVDIYRMRKFQRSNQNTCINQRPLVKVGDTVQKGQVIADGPSTDIGELALGKNVVVAFMPWNGYNYEDSILISERIVRDDVFTSIHIEEFEVAARDTKLGPEEITRDIPNVGEEALRNLDEAGIVYIGAEVEPGDILVGKITPKGESPMTPEEKLLRAIFGEKASDVRDTSLRVKPGDFGTVVEVRVFNRHGVEKDERALQIEREEVERLARDRDDELVILDRNIYARLKDMILGKEAVKGPKGFKPNSVVTEEALSELSRGQWWQIALKDEADAQVVEALNEQYEIQKKAMDARFEDKVEKVRRGDDLPPGVMKMVKVFVAVKRKLQPGDKMAGRHGNKGVISKVVPMEDMPFLADGTPVDFCLNPLGVPSRMNVGQILETHMGWAARGLGIQIDDALGEYRRSGDLTPVRDAMKIVYGDDVYDEGVAGMDEGELVEAAGNITRGVPIATPVFDGAKEADVNDALTRAGFDTSGQSVLYDGRTGEQFSRKVTVGVKYLLKLHHLVDDKIHARSTGPYSLVTQQPLGGKAQFGGQRFGEMEVWALEAYGAAYTLQEMLTVKSDDVAGRTKVYESIVKGEDNFEAGVPESFNVLVKEVRGLGLNMELLDAEDEE, from the coding sequence ATGGCTTCTACGTTCCTTGGTCAGAAACGCCTGCGTAAGTACTACGGCAAAATCCGTGAAGTACTTGAAATGCCGAACCTTATTGAGGTTCAAAAATCATCCTACGATCTGTTCCTGCGCTCTGGCGACAGTGACACACCGCTTGACGGTGAAGGCATCAAAGGTGTCTTCCAGTCGGTGTTCCCGATCAAGGATTTCAATGAAACAGCCGTGCTTGAGTTCGTCAAGTATGAGCTGGAAAAGCCGAAGTATGATGTTGAGGAATGTCAGCAGCGTGACATGACCTACAGCGCGCCGCTGAAAGTCACCCTCCGTCTGATCGTGTTTGATGTGGATGAAGATACAGGCGCGAAGTCTGTCAAAGACATCAAAGAACAAGACGTATTCATGGGCGATATGCCTTTGATGACCCCAAATGGTACATTTGTCGTCAACGGCACCGAGCGCGTGATCGTATCCCAGATGCACCGTTCACCCGGCGTGTTCTTTGACCACGACAAGGGCAAGACCCATTCCTCGGGTAAGTTGCTGTTTGCCTGCCGCATTATCCCATATCGCGGCAGCTGGCTGGACTTTGAATTTGACGCCAAGGATCTGGTGTTCTGCCGGATTGACCGTCGTCGGAAATTGCCTGTGACCACCCTGCTTTATGCGCTGGGTCTGGATCAGGAAGGCATCATGGATGCCTATTACGACACGGTTGAGTATCACTTGGACAAGAAGGCCAATGCCTGGCAGACCAAGTTCTTCCCTGAGCGTGTGCGCGGCACCCGCCCGACCCATGATCTGGTAGACGCCAAAACCGGCGAAGTTATTGCCAAAGCCGGTGAAAAGGTCACCCCCCGTTCGGTTAAGAAACTGATCGACGCGGGCGAGGTTACTGATCTGCTGGTGCCTTACGAGAACATCGTCGGTAAATTTGTTGCCCAAGACATCATCAACGAAGAGAACGGTGCGATCTATGTCGAGGCAGGTGATGAGCTGACCCTTGAGATGGACAAAGATGGCGACGTTATCGGCGGCACGCTCAAAGATCTGGTTGATGCCGGCATCACAACGATCCCTGTGCTGGATATCGATAACGTCACTGTTGGCTCTTACATGCGCAACACTATGGCGCAGGATAAGAACATGAACCGCGAAACCGCGCTCATGGATATTTATCGCGTTATGCGTCCGGGTGAGCCGCCAACGGTTGAATCTGCCTCGGCGCTGTTTGACACGCTGTTCTTCGATGCTGAGCGTTATGATCTGTCTGCGGTTGGCCGCGTCAAGATGAACATGCGTCTTGATCTGGATGCCGAAGACACCATGCGCACCCTGCGCAAGGAAGATATCGTGGCCTGCATCAAGGCACTGGTTGAGCTGCGTGACGGCAAAGGCGATGTGGACGATATCGACCACCTAGGGAACCGCCGTGTCCGTTCTGTTGGCGAGTTGATGGAAAATCAGTACCGCGTTGGTCTGCTGCGCATGGAGCGTGCGATCAAAGAGCGTATGTCATCCGTCGAAATCGACACGGTCATGCCACAGGATCTGATCAACGCCAAACCTGCCGCTGCCGCTGTGCGTGAGTTCTTTGGCTCTTCCCAGCTGTCCCAGTTCATGGACCAAACCAACCCGCTGTCCGAGGTGACGCACAAGCGCCGCTTGTCCGCGCTTGGGCCCGGTGGTTTGACCCGCGAACGTGCTGGTTTTGAGGTGCGCGACGTGCACCCAACCCACTACGGCCGTATGTGTCCGATTGAAACGCCGGAAGGGCCAAACATTGGTCTGATCAACAGCCTGGCGACTTTCGCCCGGGTAAATAAGTACGGCTTTATCGAGACCCCATATCGTAAAGTGGTTGAGGGCAAGGTGACCGATGAGGTCAGCTATATGTCCGCGACCGAAGAAATGCGTCACACTGTGGCGCAGGCGAATGCGAATGTGAATGACGAAGGTTCGTTCAACAACGAACTGGTCTCGACCCGGAAAAACGGTGATTACACGCTGAGCCCACGCGAAAACGTGGACCTGATCGACGTCTCGCCCAAGCAGCTGGTTTCTGTTGCGGCCTCGCTGATCCCATTCCTTGAGAATGACGATGCGAACCGGGCCTTGATGGGCTCGAACATGATGCGTCAGGCTGTGCCCTTGCTTCAGGCTGAGGCACCTTTGGTCGGTACTGGTATCGAAGAGGTCGTTGCCCGCGATTCGGGTGCGGCGATCATGGCGAAACGTGCCGGGATCATCGACCAGGTGGATGCGCAGCGGATCGTGATCCGTGCGACCTCTGACCTTGAACTGGGCGATGCTGGCGTTGATATCTACCGCATGCGCAAATTCCAGCGCTCGAACCAGAACACCTGCATCAACCAGCGTCCGCTGGTGAAAGTGGGCGACACGGTTCAAAAAGGTCAGGTGATTGCCGATGGTCCATCCACCGATATCGGTGAATTGGCCCTGGGTAAGAACGTGGTCGTCGCCTTTATGCCTTGGAACGGGTATAACTATGAGGACTCCATCCTGATCTCTGAGCGGATCGTCCGTGATGACGTCTTTACCTCAATCCATATTGAGGAATTTGAAGTCGCTGCCCGTGATACAAAGCTTGGGCCAGAGGAAATCACCCGCGATATTCCAAATGTCGGTGAAGAAGCGCTGCGCAACCTTGATGAAGCCGGTATTGTCTACATCGGTGCTGAGGTTGAACCAGGCGACATTCTTGTTGGTAAGATCACACCAAAGGGCGAAAGCCCGATGACCCCCGAAGAAAAGCTTTTGCGCGCTATCTTTGGTGAAAAGGCATCTGACGTCCGCGACACATCGCTGCGCGTGAAGCCTGGTGATTTCGGTACTGTTGTTGAGGTCCGCGTCTTTAACCGCCACGGTGTGGAAAAAGACGAACGTGCCCTGCAGATCGAACGCGAAGAGGTTGAACGCCTTGCCCGTGACCGTGATGACGAATTGGTCATCCTGGATCGGAACATCTACGCCCGTCTGAAGGACATGATCCTGGGCAAAGAAGCCGTGAAAGGTCCAAAAGGGTTCAAGCCGAACTCAGTTGTCACAGAAGAGGCCCTGTCTGAGCTCAGCCGTGGCCAGTGGTGGCAGATTGCCCTGAAGGATGAAGCTGACGCGCAGGTCGTTGAGGCCCTGAACGAGCAGTATGAGATCCAGAAAAAGGCCATGGATGCCCGCTTTGAGGATAAGGTCGAAAAGGTCCGCCGCGGCGACGATCTGCCCCCAGGTGTCATGAAGATGGTCAAGGTCTTTGTTGCCGTGAAGCGTAAGCTGCAGCCCGGTGACAAGATGGCCGGTCGTCACGGGAACAAAGGTGTTATTTCTAAGGTTGTCCCCATGGAAGACATGCCGTTCCTTGCTGATGGTACGCCGGTTGACTTCTGTCTGAACCCGCTGGGTGTGCCGTCGCGTATGAACGTCGGGCAGATCCTTGAGACCCATATGGGTTGGGCTGCACGTGGTCTGGGTATCCAGATTGATGACGCGTTGGGTGAATATCGCCGTTCTGGCGATCTGACCCCCGTGCGTGATGCGATGAAGATCGTCTATGGCGATGACGTCTATGACGAAGGCGTTGCGGGCATGGATGAAGGCGAACTGGTTGAAGCGGCTGGTAACATCACACGCGGTGTGCCAATTGCGACGCCTGTCTTTGATGGTGCTAAAGAGGCTGATGTGAACGACGCGCTGACACGCGCTGGGTTCGACACCTCTGGTCAGTCTGTGCTCTATGATGGCCGCACAGGTGAGCAGTTTAGCCGTAAGGTGACGGTGGGTGTGAAATACCTGCTGAAGCTGCACCACTTGGTCGACGACAAGATCCACGCACGTTCTACCGGGCCTTACAGCCTTGTCACGCAGCAACCGTTGGGCGGTAAAGCCCAGTTCGGTGGCCAGCGTTTCGGGGAAATGGAAGTCTGGGCATTGGAAGCTTATGGCGCGGCTTACACCCTGCAGGAAATGCTGACTGTGAAGTCGGATGACGTGGCAGGCCGGACGAAAGTTTATGAAAGCATCGTCAAGGGCGAGGACAATTTTGAGGCCGGTGTGCCTGAATCGTTCAACGTGCTTGTGAAAGAAGTCCGGGGCCTCGGCCTTAACATGGAACTCCTGGATGCGGAGGATGAGGAATAA